A single genomic interval of Camelina sativa cultivar DH55 chromosome 11, Cs, whole genome shotgun sequence harbors:
- the LOC104725796 gene encoding probable WRKY transcription factor 27, with translation MSSEDWDLFAVVRSCSSSVSTATINTNSCVGHEDDGGNCKQQQHPPPPSPPLFTHIHGDRDSSSSCNELQDSCKPFLPVTTTTSWSPPPPIVPSPALSVSMKQEQLLLESQDQKPPLGVRVFPPSTSSSVFVFRGQRDQLLQQQSQPPLRSRKRKNQQKRTICHVTQENLSSDMWAWRKYGQKPIKGSPYPRNYYRCSSSKGCLARKQVERSNLDPNIFIVTYTGEHTHPLPTHRNSLAGSTRNKSQPVNPIPKPDSSGQTVLGSNTVKEEIHLSPTTPLKGNDDVQGTNGDEDMISQEVNMEDEEEDVEEVEEEDDEDIGEDDDMDDLLIPNLAVRDRDDLFFARNFSSWSAGSAGDGGG, from the exons ATGTCCTCCGAGGATTGGGATCTCTTCGCCGTCGTCAGAAGCTGCAGCTCCTCTGTTTCCACAGCTACTATAAACACCAACTCTTGTGTTGGTCATGAAGACGACGGAGGAAActgtaaacaacaacaacatcctcctcctccttctcctcctctgttcACACACATCCATGGAGACagagactcttcttcttcttgcaacGAGCTACAAGATTCTTGCAAACCTTTTTTACCCGTTACTACTACTACAAGTtggtctcctcctcctcctataGTTCCATCACCAGCTCTTAGTGTCTCAATGAAACAAGAACAACTACTTCTCGAATCACAAGATCAGAAACCTCCTCTAGGTGTTAGGGTTTTCCCACCGTCCACTTCTTCTTCCGTCTTTGTTTTCAGAGGTCAACGCGACcagcttcttcaacaacaatCCCAACCTCCTCTTCGATCTAGAAAAAG AAAGAATCAGCAAAAGAGAACCATATGTCATGTAACGCAAGAGAATCTCTCTTCTGATATGTGGGCTTGGCGTAAATACGGTCAAAAACCCATCAAAGGCTCTCCTTACCCAAG GAACTACTATAGATGCAGTAGCTCAAAAGGATGTTTAGCTCGAAAACAAGTGGAAAGAAGTAATTTAGATCCTAATATCTTCATAGTCACTTACACCGGAGAACACACTCATCCACTTCCAACTCACCGGAACTCTCTCGCCGGTAGTACTCGTAACAAATCTCAACCCGTTAACCCGATCCCTAAACCCGACTCGTCAGGTCAAACCGTTCTTGGGTCTAATACGGTTAAAGAAGAGATACATCTTTCACCGACGACACCGTTGAAAGGAAACGACGACGTTCAAGGAACAAACGGAGATGAAGATATGATTAGTCAAGAAGTCAACATggaagacgaagaggaagatgtagaagaagtagaagaagaagatgatgaagatattggtgaagatgatgacatggatgatCTTTTGATACCGAATTTAGCGGTGAGAGATCGAGATGATTTGTTCTTCGCTCGTAATTTTTCCTCTTGGTCCGCCGGATCCGCCGGTGACGGTGGTGGATGA
- the LOC104725798 gene encoding probable NADH dehydrogenase [ubiquinone] 1 alpha subcomplex subunit 5, mitochondrial, with product MFLRAIGRPLLAKMKETTGIVGLDVVPNARAVLIDLYSKTLKEIQAVPEDEGYRKSVEAFTRHRLSVCKEEEDWEVIEKRLGCGQVEELIEEARDELTLIGKMIEWDPWGVPDDYECEVIENDAPIPKHVPQHRPGPLPAEFYKTLEGLLSESKTEIPAATISSDPQLKE from the exons ATGTTTCTACGGGCAATCGGACGGCCATTATTGGCTAAAATGAAGGAGACGACGGGGATCGTTGGGCTTGACGTTGTTCCGAACGCGAGAGCGGTGTTGATCGATCTCTATAGCAAAACCCTAAAGGAGATCCAAGCCGTGCCGGAGGATGAAGGATACCGTAAATCTGTGGAAGCGTTCACGCGCCACCGTCTCAGTGTAtgcaaggaagaagaagattgggagGTGATTGAGAAACGGCTTGGTTGTGGTCAGGTTGAAGAGCTTATCGAAGAGGCACGCGATGAGCTCACTCTCATTGGGAAAATGATTG AATGGGACCCTTGGGGTGTTCCAGATGACTATGAGTGTGAAGTAATTGAAAACGATGCACCGATTCCAAAGCACGTTCCTCAGCACCGACCTGGTCCTCTGCCTGCAGAGTTCTACAAAACGCTTGAAGGTCTACTTTCGGAATCCAAAACAGAAATCCCAGCTGCTACTATCTCCAGCGACCCGCAGTTGAAGGAGTAA
- the LOC104725797 gene encoding pentatricopeptide repeat-containing protein At5g52850, chloroplastic-like: protein MTNKVAAAASSFLSRNNELGNLQQLCIRILSFCESNSSRIGLHIHCPVIKFGLLNNLDLCNNLLGLYLKSDGIWDARKLFDEMPQRTVFAWAVVISAYTKSKEFVSAVSLFGEMMASGTNPNEFTFSSLIRSCAGLRDLSYGVRVHGSVIKTGFLGNSVIGSSLTDLYSKCGQFKEARELFSSLQNADTISWTMMISSLVEARKWREALQLYSDMIKVGVSPNEFTFVKLLGASSFLGLEFGKMIHSNIIVWGVPLNVVLKTSLVDFYSRFSIMEDSLRVLNSTGEQDVFLWTSVVSGFVRNLRAKEAIGTFLQMRDLGLQPNNFTYSAILSLCSSVRSLDLGKQIHSQMIKVGLEDNTDVGNALVDMYMKCSASEVEALGVFAAMISPNVISWTTLILGLVDHGFEKDCFGLLMEMVAQGVEPNGVTLSGVLRACSKLKSIRQVLEIHGYLLRRHVDGGIRVGNSLVDAYASLNKVDYAWKATWLMDRRDDITYTSLITRFNELGKYEMALSVISHMLADGIRMDPVSLTGFLSASANLGAFETGKHLHCYSEKSGFSSSVSVSNSLVDMYGKCGLLEDAKKVFEEIAMPDVVSWNGMVSALASNGCISSALSAFEDMRMKGFEPDSVTFVILLSACSQGRLTEMGLEYFQSMKDTYNIEAQIEHYVHLVGILGRAGRLEEATGVLETMQLKPNAMIVKTLLRACRYHGNLSLGEDMANKGLTLAPYDPAFYILLADLYDESGKPELAQKTRNLMSEKGLGKKLSQSSVEVQGKVHSFVSEDVTTTVKTSGIYAEIESIKEEIKRFGSPYRGNENASFHSAKQAVVYGFIYASPQAPVHVVKNKILCKDCHDFVSILTRLVDKKITVRDGNQVHIFKNGECSCKREETTFVLLS, encoded by the exons ATGACGAACAAAGTAGCAGCAGCAGCTTCATCATTTCTCTCACGCAATAACGAATTGGGTAATCTTCAACAATTATGTATTCGGATACTCTCCTTTTGCGAATCGAATTCATCTCGCATTGGTTTACACATCCACTGCCCTGTAATCAAGTTCGGTCTTTTAAACAATCTCGACTTATGCAACAATCTTTTGGGTCTTTACTTGAAATCCGATGGTATATGGGATGCACGTAaactgttcgatgaaatgccgcAGAGAACTGTTTTTGCATGGGCAGTTGTGATCTCTGCGTATACTAAGAGCAAAGAGTTCGTGTCAGCGGTTTCGTTGTTTGGGGAAATGATGGCTTCGGGAACAAACCCGAATGAATTCACGTTTTCTTCTCTGATAAGATCTTGTGCTGGTTTGAGAGATCTCAGTTATGGAGTTCGTGTTCATGGTTCTGTTATAAAGACAGGGTTTTTGGGAAACTCTGTTATAGGAAGCAGCTTGACTGATTTGTATTCTAAGTGTGGGCAATTTAAGGAAGCTCGTGAACTGTTTAGTTCTCTTCAGAACGCGGATACTATCTCTTGGACTATGATGATATCTTCTTTAGTTGAAGCTCGTAAATGGAGAGAAGCGTTGCAGTTGTACTCTGACATGATTAAAGTTGGTGTTTCTCCTAATGAGTTTACCTTTGTTAAGCTTTTAGGTGCCTCTTCCTTTCTCGGTTTGGAGTTTGGTAAAATGATTCATAGCAACATAATCGTTTGGGGAGTTCCGCTGAATGTGGTATTGAAGACTTCCCTTGTTGATTTCTACTCGAGGTTCTCTATAATGGAAGATTCTTTGAGGGTTTTGAATTCGACTGGAGAACAGGATGTGTTTCTTTGGACGTCTGTGGTATCAGGGTTTGTAAGAAACTTGAGAGCCAAAGAAGCTATTGGTACGTTTCTTCAGATGCGAGATTTGGGTTTGCAGCCCAATAACTTCACATACTCTGCAATATTGAGCTTGTGTTCATCTGTCCGGTCGCTAGATTTAGGCAAGCAGATTCACTCACAAATGATTAAGGTTGGCTTGGAGGACAACACTGATGTCGGAAATGCACTTGTAGATATGTATATGAAGTGCTCAGCATCAGAAGTAGAAGCTTTGGGAGTCTTCGCAGCAATGATCTCACCAAACGTCATCTCTTGGACAACATTAATCTTAGGTCTTGTTGATCACGGGTTTGAGAAAGATTGTTTTGGACTGTTGATGGAGATGGTAGCACAAGGAGTAGAACCTAATGGTGTTACTCTATCTGGTGTTCTCCGAGCCTGCAGCAAATTGAAGTCTATAAGACAGGTATTAGAGATCCATGGATATCTACTCAGAAGACACGTAGATGGTGGAATAAGAGTAGGGAATTCACTCGTTGATGCATATGCCAGCTTGAATAAGGTGGATTATGCCTGGAAAGCGACTTGGCTGATGGACAGGAGGGATGATATCACTTACACGAGCTTGATAACGAGGTTTAATGAGTTGGGAAAGTACGAAATGGCATTAAGTGTCATCAGTCATATGCTTGCAGATGGAATCAGAATGGATCCGGTTAGCTTAACCGGGTTTCTCTCAGCGTCAGCCAACTTGGGCGCTTTTGAAACTGGGAAACATCTTCACTGTTACTCAGAAAAATCCGGGTTTTCTAGCTCGGTTTCGGTTTCAAATAGTCTTGTTGACATGTACGGTAAATGTGGTCTCTTGGAAGATGCAAAGAAAGTTTTCGAAGAAATAGCTATGCCTGATGTGGTTTCATGGAATGGGATGGTATCTGCTTTGGCATCAAACGGTTGTATTTCATCTGCTCTATCTGCATTTGAAGATATGAGGATGAAAGGATTCGAGCCCGATTCAGTAACGTTCGTGATATTGCTCTCTGCTTGTAGTCAGGGAAGATTAACAGAGATGGGACTTGAGTATTTCCAATCAATGAAGGATACTTATAACATTGAGGCACAGATAGAGCACTATGTTCATTTGGTTGGTATCTTAG GTCGTGCTGGACGGCTAGAGGAAGCAACAGGAGTTCTAGAGACAATGCAGTTAAAACCAAATGCTATGATCGTCAAAACATTGTTAAGAGCTTGTAGATACCATGGGAATCTGTCTTTAGGAGAAGATATGGCTAACAAAGGCTTAACACTTGCACCATATGATCCAGCATTCTACATTCTTTTGGCTGACCTATACGACGAATCTGGAAAACCAGAGTTGGCCCAAAAGACTAGAAATTTGATGAGTGAGAAGGGTTTGGGTAAGAAGCTAAGCCAAAGCTCTGTGGAAGTTCAAGGAAAAGTTCACAGCTTTGTCAGTGAAGATGTTACTACAACGGTAAAAACGAGTGGGATTTATGCAGAGATAGAATCGATAAAGGAAGAGATCAAAAGGTTTGGTTCTCCATACCGAGGTAATGAAAACGCAAGCTTTCACAGTGCAAAACAAGCTGTTGTATATGGTTTTATCTATGCATCACCACAAGCTCCGGTTCATGTTGTTAAGAACAAAATCCTGTGTAAGGACTGCCATGATTTTGTCTCTATCTTGACCCGATTAGTCGATAAGAAAATAACTGTAAGAGATGGTAATCAGGTACATATCTTTAAGAATGGGGAATGTTCTTGCAAAAGGGAAGAAACAACATTTGTATTATTATCATAG
- the LOC104725799 gene encoding ABC transporter G family member 8 — MENSTLPPPETAAYTLTTSSISYTKPKTSFSPLSFPATEPPSFILRNITLTAHPTEILAVVGPSGAGKSTLLDILASKTSPTSGSILLNSIPINPSSYRKISSYVPQHDSFFPLLTVSETFSFAARLLLPNPSKVSETVTSLLSELNLTHLSDTRLAQGLSGGERRRVSIGLSLLHDPCFLLLDEPTSGLDSKSAFDVIHILKSIAVSRQRTVILSIHQPSFKILSIIDRLLLLSKGTVAYHGRLDSLEDTLLSKGFTVPPQLNSLEYAMEILQELRESNENTDVIALPLTQNRKQREKQSIVRYRTSRITEISLLSRRFWKIIYRTRQLLLTNALEALVVGLVLGTIYINIGIGKEGIEKRFGMFAFTLTFLLSSTTETLPIFINERPILLRETSSGVYRLSSHILANTLVFLPYLFVISIIYSVSVYFLIGLCPTWQAFGYFVLVIWIILLMANSFVLFLSSLAPNYIAGTSLVTILLAAFFLFSGYFISKESLPKYWLFMYFFSMYKYALDALLINEYSCLDTKCLVWLEEAQTKICVVTGGDVLNKKGLHEKQRWFNVYVLLGFFVLYRVMCFLVLLRRVSGSKR, encoded by the coding sequence ATGGAAAACTCTACGCTGCCTCCGCCGGAAACGGCGGCCTACACACTAACTACCTCTTCAATCTCCTACACCAAACCCAAAACCTCTTTCTCTCCCCTAAGCTTCCCGGCGACTGAGCCACCCTCCTTTATCCTCCGCAACATTACTCTCACCGCTCATCCCACAGAGATCCTCGCCGTCGTTGGTCCTTCCGGCGCCGGAAAATCAACTCTCCTCGATATTCTCGCCTCTAAAACCTCCCCAACCTCCGGCTCAATCCTCCTTAACTCCATTCCCATTAACCCTTCTTCTTATCGCAAAATCTCTTCTTATGTTCCTCAACACGACTCGTTCTTCCCACTCCTCACCGTCTCTGAAACCTTCTCCTTCGCCGCTCGTCTCTTGCTTCCAAACCCATCAAAAGTCTCTGAAACCGTAACCTCTCTTCTCTCGGAACTCAACCTAACACATCTTTCAGACACAAGACTCGCTCAGGGCTTATCCGGGGGCGAAAGAAGAAGAGTCTCTATAGGTTTAAGCCTCCTTCATGACCCTTGCTTTCTCCTCCTCGATGAACCCACTTCCGGTTTAGATAGTAAATCCGCTTTCGACGTCATTCACATTCTCAAATCCATTGCTGTTTCAAGACAACGGACCGTGATCTTGTCCATTCACCAACCTAGCTTCAAGATTCTTTCTATCATCGATCGCTTGTTACTTCTTTCGAAAGGAACTGTTGCATACCATGGAAGGCTTGACTCCCTCGAAGATACCTTACTCTCCAAGGGATTCACCGTCCCTCCGCAGCTCAATTCTCTCGAATACGCCATGGAGATACTTCAAGAACTCCGAGAATCCAACGAAAACACCGACGTCATCGCTCTTCCTTTAACTCAAAACcggaaacagagagaaaaacagagtattgTTCGATATAGAACATCAAGAATCACCGAGATTAGCCTTCTCTCTAGAAGATTCTGGAAGATCATATACCGGACAAGACAGCTACTTCTAACCAATGCATTAGAAGCCCTTGTAGTTGGTCTTGTCCTAGGAACCATCTACATCAACATCGGAATCGGTAAAGAAGGAATCGAGAAAAGATTTGGCATGTTCGCTTTCACGCTCACTTTTCTCCTCTCTTCAACAACCGAAACCCTCCCGATCTTCATCAACGAGCGTCCGATTCTTCTCAGAGAGACTTCGAGTGGTGTTTACAGACTCTCCTCTCACATTCTCGCCAACACACTCGTTTTCTTGCCGTATTTGTTCGTTATCTCAATCATTTACTCTGTTTCGGTCTATTTCCTCATTGGTCTCTGCCCCACGTGGCAAGCTTTTGGGTACTTTGTTCTCGTGATATGGATCATTCTGCTAATGGCGAactcttttgttctcttcttgaGCTCTCTTGCCCCAAATTACATTGCGGGGACCTCTCTCGTGACGATTCTTCTAGCggctttcttcttgttctccgGTTACTTCATTTCCAAGGAAAGTCTACCAAAGTACTGGCTTTTCATGTACTTCTTCTCAATGTATAAGTATGCATTGGATGCACTTCTGATAAACGAGTACTCGTGCTTGGACACAAAGTGTTTGGTCTGGTTGGAGGAAGCTCAAACGAAGATCTGCGTGGTGACTGGAGGTGACGTGTTGAATAAGAAAGGGCTTCATGAAAAACAGAGgtggtttaatgtttatgttttgttaggGTTCTTCGTACTTTATCGTGTGATGTGTTTTCTTGTTCTCCTTAGAAGGGTATCAGGTTCCAAgagataa